One segment of Fervidobacterium sp. DNA contains the following:
- a CDS encoding TM0106 family RecB-like putative nuclease, whose translation MIITNKDIKTLYFCQKKCKIDILSEKRYLSNYDFATEAFGCTLCVDADEVIYGDKITIRMKKSGKRLSEYHMLEGAFIGYVIESNEKEVSEIIFESPYYSVSINWKPYVTKLLSLLSMFCETMEFKITKNHLCRLCKYAGECFHETVSLDSLAFIHGIRGKTVEKLRMISINNLSDIIVFEDAIRKEFGEEKANKLIYHAKSILEKKPIVFKPIQKLSEGIYLDIESYTPFDFDYLFGVLENDRYIPFLASEPSKERYIFENILKFLEKRQKPVYHFHNYEIARFRKLSKKYNIPISKSLLSRFVDVYKVYVNHVALPIPSYSLKTIARFFGFNWRTDINGMTVIDYYREYIATKDKEILREILKYNEDDVRATKFIVEHLNNIAQ comes from the coding sequence ATGATAATAACAAATAAGGATATCAAAACACTCTATTTTTGTCAAAAGAAGTGTAAAATAGACATACTTTCTGAGAAAAGATATTTATCAAATTACGACTTTGCAACGGAGGCTTTTGGGTGCACGCTTTGTGTTGATGCTGATGAGGTCATTTATGGAGATAAAATAACTATTAGAATGAAAAAGAGTGGAAAAAGGCTATCAGAATATCATATGCTTGAAGGTGCGTTCATTGGATATGTTATTGAAAGCAATGAAAAGGAGGTTTCGGAAATAATATTCGAGAGTCCTTATTATAGTGTTTCAATCAACTGGAAACCTTATGTTACTAAACTGCTTTCCTTGTTATCTATGTTTTGTGAAACGATGGAATTTAAGATAACAAAAAATCACTTATGTCGTTTATGTAAATATGCTGGTGAATGTTTCCATGAAACCGTGAGTCTTGATAGTTTGGCTTTTATTCATGGAATTCGGGGAAAGACTGTCGAAAAGCTTCGAATGATTAGCATAAACAATTTAAGTGACATAATAGTGTTTGAAGACGCGATAAGGAAAGAGTTCGGTGAAGAAAAAGCTAATAAGTTGATTTATCACGCGAAAAGTATATTGGAAAAGAAACCTATTGTTTTTAAACCTATTCAAAAGCTTTCTGAAGGCATATACCTTGATATTGAAAGCTATACACCTTTTGATTTTGATTATCTTTTTGGTGTTCTTGAAAACGATAGATACATACCGTTTCTTGCTTCAGAGCCATCAAAGGAAAGGTATATTTTCGAAAATATATTGAAATTCCTCGAGAAACGTCAAAAGCCAGTATATCATTTTCACAATTACGAGATAGCTCGATTCAGAAAGTTATCAAAAAAATACAACATCCCCATATCAAAAAGCTTACTTTCCAGATTCGTAGATGTGTACAAGGTATACGTTAACCATGTTGCACTACCTATACCTTCGTATTCTCTAAAGACAATTGCCAGGTTTTTTGGATTCAATTGGCGTACAGATATAAATGGTATGACTGTAATTGATTACTACAGGGAATACATTGCAACCAAAGATAAAGAAATACTTAGAGAAATACTTAAGTACAACGAAGATGATGTAAGAGCTACAAAATTCATTGTAGAACATCTAAACAACATTGCTCAGTGA
- a CDS encoding SDR family oxidoreductase codes for MPKFDIYRFRWALITGASSGIGSEFAIQLAQKGLNVILIGRNSEALSSVADKIHRISNVSVVMLQADLTKELDSILVNLSRFNIDLLVNNAGFGLYGDFLNYSWNEYENMIKLNIEVLARLSYHYAKEFSKRGSGGIINVSSVAGFMPIPHFSVYAATKAFVYSFSLSLWAELKDKNVHVLCVAPGKTKTKFFERAKMSPGNNLMSPEKVVKGALKAFEKDAPLYIPGLGNKLSYYFVRKMFSDKLISKILVKYF; via the coding sequence ATGCCAAAATTTGATATATATAGATTTAGATGGGCACTTATTACAGGGGCTTCCTCAGGTATTGGTTCCGAGTTTGCGATTCAACTTGCACAAAAAGGTTTGAACGTAATTTTAATTGGAAGGAATTCTGAAGCTTTGAGTTCCGTTGCAGATAAGATTCATCGAATTTCAAACGTAAGTGTAGTGATGTTACAAGCCGATCTGACAAAGGAACTGGATTCTATTCTTGTTAATCTTTCAAGATTTAATATTGATCTTTTAGTAAACAACGCTGGTTTTGGATTGTATGGAGATTTCCTAAACTACTCCTGGAATGAGTATGAAAATATGATTAAACTTAACATAGAAGTTTTAGCAAGGTTGTCGTATCATTATGCTAAGGAATTTTCTAAAAGAGGTTCTGGAGGAATAATTAACGTTTCTTCAGTGGCTGGTTTTATGCCAATTCCACATTTCAGTGTGTACGCTGCGACAAAGGCTTTCGTCTACAGTTTTTCGTTAAGCTTATGGGCTGAGCTTAAAGATAAAAACGTACACGTCTTATGTGTAGCGCCTGGTAAGACGAAGACAAAGTTTTTTGAAAGAGCAAAGATGAGTCCTGGAAATAATCTCATGAGTCCGGAAAAGGTTGTTAAAGGTGCACTCAAAGCTTTTGAAAAAGACGCTCCTTTATACATCCCAGGCTTGGGCAACAAACTGTCTTATTATTTTGTTAGAAAGATGTTTAGTGATAAACTCATTTCAAAAATACTTGTAAAGTATTTTTAG